In Penaeus chinensis breed Huanghai No. 1 chromosome 11, ASM1920278v2, whole genome shotgun sequence, a genomic segment contains:
- the LOC125030500 gene encoding rho guanine nucleotide exchange factor 18-like isoform X3 gives MESLDDGNEEPSLDDIDADPELRLLDKEPELWVHTVEKEVVDKLTEKQVKKQEHVYELIITEKHHCRMLKVMQKVFAEGMARELNMQDSRIKRIFPCLDELITIHCSFLWRLRQRQRSNKYIETIGDLLVDQFLGDNAQGLKDAYGQFCSQHQDAVSYYKDILKTDRRFQAFIRQKSNHPLMKKKGIPECILFVTHRVTKYPLMLEALMKYSKDQEEELSTLKKALDLVKDILVNINAQVAEKEREQRLLDIYHKIDAKSSALYKEQKFKKSDFFSRSRKLKFEGSAILSQQKGKPILVQVVVLSDLVFFLLENNQKYYFFSPDSKQAGVIPLDKLIVREKAGEGSRAIYLIYSKNTAEMFEFECQHPKDKKIWLESIREAIDQCPDEEDMGDNSSENSKLQEANSEKIREILGILQHKDKDLARICEDKMNSVTELLELLGNDEFPPTPQYRALLDEHHLDHNAARDLQINSLMEALRLVSGACGWGSNLARSVSSVGEHQSDAYVSPSLPKRAETFGGFDNPNKDASGHPQKQSGGKKKKDSRMSLTSTGTGESDIIESLKNRRPSGSTLAVRSSQDNLSIVSTLSGDSSSQQQHQAVAAKLIYWLQTSLVLSQHHLTQFDMLRSKIVVGGASVDGRFRHSQKLEELRNIQEQISHERAQWTKERDAQEKWIAEKKIELQKKEEHLRSEQQDVQQQRELLYRKLEALKAQGIILSPTLTVLTTTPPTHSVHEEHLAGNVSGSAGDGGQMTQGSPHSSPTSTAAPTRPRTDHKHRNSTASIANLIKRDSNQSLPTHLISAANQQKASISVKQQLPMKLAKLGSSSSTGSSSSSGGGGASSPNQDRIDHHRSHISPGASVGVQQMLPLKLSQGPNEGKGSRITVGYQRLASPPPSLEPSPGPSHQRTGSSPATLQNGSSAVSPGAPAPTATTTAQGARATRTNTYPKLTSKPSVPTTRANTTPERSQEGSGVGSSTRPGQRIKDPDTNQDIIFF, from the exons ATGGAATCGCTAGATGATGGAAATGAAG AACCCAGTCTAGACGATATTGACGCCGATCCCGAACTCCGGCTTTTGGACAAGGAGCCCGAGCTGTGGGTTCACACGGTCGAGAAGGAG GTGGTTGATAAGTTAACAGAGAAGCAGGTGAAAAAACAGGAGCACGTCTATGAGCTTATTATTACAGAGAAACACCACTGTCGTATGCTGAAAGTCATGCAGAAG GTGTTCGCCGAGggcatggctcgggagctgaacATGCAGGACTCGAGGATTAAGCGGATCTTCCCTTGCCTGGACGAGCTCATCACAATCCACTGCTCGTTCCTGTGGCGGCTGCGCCAGAGACAGAGGAGCAACAAGTACATCGAGACCATCGGCGACCTCCTCGTCGACCAATTCCTCGGGGACAACGCGCAGGGACTCAAGGACGCCTACGGACAGTTCTGCTCGCAGCACCAGGACGCG GTATCGTACTACAAGGACATCCTGAAGACGGACCGCAGATTCCAGGCATTTATCAGACAGAAATCCAACCACCCGCTCATGAAGAAGAAGGGCATCCCTGAGTGCATCCTGTTCGTGACGCACCGAGTAACCAAATACCCGCTGATGCTGGAGGCGCTCATGAAGTACAgcaaggaccaggaggaggaactCAGTACCTTGAAGAAAGCTCTGGACTTGGTGAAG GATATCCTTGTAAATATTAATGCTCAGGTtgctgagaaggagagagagcaaagattATTAGACATATATCACAAAATAGATGCCAAATCATCAGCATTATACAAGGAACAGAAGTTTAAGAAGTCTGATTTCTTCTCAAGAAGTAGAAAACTCAA ATTCGAAGGTTCAGCGATCCTGAGTCAACAAAAGGGCAAACCCATTCTGGTGCAGGTTGTGGTGTTATCAGATTTAGTGTTCTTCCTTTTGGAAAATAACCAGAAATACTACTTTTTCTCTCCGGATTCAAAG CAGGCTGGTGTTATCCCATTAGACAAGCTCATAGTGAGAGAGAAGGCAGGGGAAGGATCGCGTGCTATCTACCTTATCTACTCGAAGAATACCGCAGAAATGTTCGAGTTTGAATGCCAACAtccaaaagataagaaaatatggTTGGAATCTATAAG AGAAGCCATTGATCAGTGTCCAGATGAAGAGGACATGGGCGATAACTCCAGCGAGAATTCCAAGTTGCAGGAAGCCAATTCCGAAAAGATCCGGGAAATACTAG GTATTCTGCAGCACAAAGACAAGGATTTGGCAAGAATATGTGAAGACAAGATGAATTCAGTGACAGAATTGCTGGAGTTGTTAGGGAATGATGAATTCCCTCCCACACCTCAGTACCGAGCACTGCTTGATGAGCACCATTTGGATCACAATGCTGCTCGAGACTTACAAATAAATTCACTCATG GAAGCCCTAAGATTAGTGAGTGGGGCTTGTGGCTGGGGTTCTAACCTTGCTCGTTCAGTGAGTTCTGTGGGAGAACATCAGAGTGACGCCTATGTGTCGCCCAGCCTTCCCAAGAGAGCAGAGACATTTGGAGGATTTGATAACCCCAACAAAGATGCCTCTGGACATCCTCAGAAAC AGtctggaggaaagaagaagaaggacagtcGCATGTCACTGACCTCAACAGGCACAGGCGAAAGTGATATTATTGAGAGCCTTAAGAACCGTCGTCCATCTGGCAGCACACTTGCAGTTCGTTCCTCTCAAGACAACTTAAGCATTGTGTCCACATTATCTGGAGACTCCTCCAGTCAACAGCAACATCAGGCTGTAGCAGCCAAGCTTATATATTGGCTACAGACTTCCTTGGTGCTTAGTCAACATCACTTAACCCAATTCGATAT GTTGAGGTCTAAGATAGTTGTTGGTGGGGCCTCAGTTGATGGACGATTCCGACACTCTCAGAAATTGGAAGAACTTCGGAATATTCAAGAGCAGATTAGCCATGAAAGGGCCCAGTGGACGAAGGAAAGGGATGCCCAGGAAAAGTGGATtgcagaaaagaaaattgaacttCAGAAAAAGGAG GAACACCTTCGCAGTGAGCAACAAGATGTTCAGCAGCAACGCGAATTGTTATATCGCAAACTAGAGGCTCTCAAGGCTCAGGGTATCATCCTAAGTCCTACTCTAACAGTTCTTACAACTACACCACCAACTCACTCAGTACATGAGGAACACCTTGCAG GAAATGTAAGTGGTAGTGCAGGTGATGGCGGACAGATGACTCAGGGATCTCCACATAGTTCACCTACCAGTACAGCAGCCCCCACTCGCCCTCGTACCGATCACAAGCATCGCAACTCCACTGCTTCAATTGCTAACCTCATCAAGCGTGACTCCAACCAGTCCTTACCCACACACCTCATATCAGCAGCTAACCAGCAGAAGGCATCTATATCAGTCAAACAGCAGCTCCCAATGAAGCTTGCCAAACTGggaagcagcagcagcacagGCTCCTCATcaagcagtggtggtggtggtgcatcCTCACCCAATCAGGACCGCATTGACCACCACCGTTCTCATATCAGCCCTGGGGCCAGTGTAGGAGTGCAGCAGATGCTGCCCCTGAAACTGAGCCAGGGGCCGAATGAGGGCAAAGGTTCCCGCATAACTGTGGGGTACCAGCGCCtggcctctcctcccccatcccttgaGCCCTCACCAGGTCCATCCCACCAACGCACAGGGTCATCCCCTGCCACGCTACAGAATGGGTCTTCAGCTGTCAGTCCTGGGGCACCTGCTcccactgccaccaccaccgcccAGGGGGCTCGCGCCACCCGAACCAATACCTACCCAAAGTTGACCAGTAAACCTTCCGTGCCCACCACTCGTGCCAACACCACGCCAGAGAGATCACAGGAAGGTTCAGGTGTGGGATCCAGCACACGCCCTGGTCAGCGCATTAAAGATCCTGACACCAACCAGGACATCATATTCTTCTAA
- the LOC125030500 gene encoding rho guanine nucleotide exchange factor 18-like isoform X1: MAHRKITRGTIRSTYEKISKSRSLNDLSELFLERAKPRDGGAGEPRPQKGELASPAAWPEQAKEGREQRPHRERKDSKRKKKDRRESVDESRAMLEQESGREAKGASRRPDTADGAARSEDLDSPTQDDILEVNSASMESLDDGNEEPSLDDIDADPELRLLDKEPELWVHTVEKEVVDKLTEKQVKKQEHVYELIITEKHHCRMLKVMQKVFAEGMARELNMQDSRIKRIFPCLDELITIHCSFLWRLRQRQRSNKYIETIGDLLVDQFLGDNAQGLKDAYGQFCSQHQDAVSYYKDILKTDRRFQAFIRQKSNHPLMKKKGIPECILFVTHRVTKYPLMLEALMKYSKDQEEELSTLKKALDLVKDILVNINAQVAEKEREQRLLDIYHKIDAKSSALYKEQKFKKSDFFSRSRKLKFEGSAILSQQKGKPILVQVVVLSDLVFFLLENNQKYYFFSPDSKQAGVIPLDKLIVREKAGEGSRAIYLIYSKNTAEMFEFECQHPKDKKIWLESIREAIDQCPDEEDMGDNSSENSKLQEANSEKIREILGILQHKDKDLARICEDKMNSVTELLELLGNDEFPPTPQYRALLDEHHLDHNAARDLQINSLMEALRLVSGACGWGSNLARSVSSVGEHQSDAYVSPSLPKRAETFGGFDNPNKDASGHPQKQSGGKKKKDSRMSLTSTGTGESDIIESLKNRRPSGSTLAVRSSQDNLSIVSTLSGDSSSQQQHQAVAAKLIYWLQTSLVLSQHHLTQFDMLRSKIVVGGASVDGRFRHSQKLEELRNIQEQISHERAQWTKERDAQEKWIAEKKIELQKKEEHLRSEQQDVQQQRELLYRKLEALKAQGIILSPTLTVLTTTPPTHSVHEEHLAGNVSGSAGDGGQMTQGSPHSSPTSTAAPTRPRTDHKHRNSTASIANLIKRDSNQSLPTHLISAANQQKASISVKQQLPMKLAKLGSSSSTGSSSSSGGGGASSPNQDRIDHHRSHISPGASVGVQQMLPLKLSQGPNEGKGSRITVGYQRLASPPPSLEPSPGPSHQRTGSSPATLQNGSSAVSPGAPAPTATTTAQGARATRTNTYPKLTSKPSVPTTRANTTPERSQEGSGVGSSTRPGQRIKDPDTNQDIIFF; encoded by the exons atGGCGCATCGCAAGATTACCCGCGGGACAATCCGCTCCACCTACGAGAAGATCAGCAAGTCGCGGAGCCTGAACGATCTGTCGGAGCTCTTTCTGGAAAGGGCTAAGCCGCGGGATGGCGGCGCTGGCGAGCCCCGTCCGCAGAAGGGCGAGTTGGCCAGCCCCGCCGCCTGGCCCGAGCAGGCCAAGGAGGGCCGAGAACAGAGGCcgcacagagagaggaaagacagtaaGCGCAagaagaaagacaggagagaaagcGTGGACGAAAGCAGGGCGATGCTTGAGcaggagagcggaagggaggcCAAGGGAGCGAGCAGGAGGCCCGACACCGCTGACGGCGCGGCTCGCAGCGAAGACCTCGACTCCCCCACGCAGGACGA CATTCTGGAGGTCAACTCTGCATCTATGGAATCGCTAGATGATGGAAATGAAG AACCCAGTCTAGACGATATTGACGCCGATCCCGAACTCCGGCTTTTGGACAAGGAGCCCGAGCTGTGGGTTCACACGGTCGAGAAGGAG GTGGTTGATAAGTTAACAGAGAAGCAGGTGAAAAAACAGGAGCACGTCTATGAGCTTATTATTACAGAGAAACACCACTGTCGTATGCTGAAAGTCATGCAGAAG GTGTTCGCCGAGggcatggctcgggagctgaacATGCAGGACTCGAGGATTAAGCGGATCTTCCCTTGCCTGGACGAGCTCATCACAATCCACTGCTCGTTCCTGTGGCGGCTGCGCCAGAGACAGAGGAGCAACAAGTACATCGAGACCATCGGCGACCTCCTCGTCGACCAATTCCTCGGGGACAACGCGCAGGGACTCAAGGACGCCTACGGACAGTTCTGCTCGCAGCACCAGGACGCG GTATCGTACTACAAGGACATCCTGAAGACGGACCGCAGATTCCAGGCATTTATCAGACAGAAATCCAACCACCCGCTCATGAAGAAGAAGGGCATCCCTGAGTGCATCCTGTTCGTGACGCACCGAGTAACCAAATACCCGCTGATGCTGGAGGCGCTCATGAAGTACAgcaaggaccaggaggaggaactCAGTACCTTGAAGAAAGCTCTGGACTTGGTGAAG GATATCCTTGTAAATATTAATGCTCAGGTtgctgagaaggagagagagcaaagattATTAGACATATATCACAAAATAGATGCCAAATCATCAGCATTATACAAGGAACAGAAGTTTAAGAAGTCTGATTTCTTCTCAAGAAGTAGAAAACTCAA ATTCGAAGGTTCAGCGATCCTGAGTCAACAAAAGGGCAAACCCATTCTGGTGCAGGTTGTGGTGTTATCAGATTTAGTGTTCTTCCTTTTGGAAAATAACCAGAAATACTACTTTTTCTCTCCGGATTCAAAG CAGGCTGGTGTTATCCCATTAGACAAGCTCATAGTGAGAGAGAAGGCAGGGGAAGGATCGCGTGCTATCTACCTTATCTACTCGAAGAATACCGCAGAAATGTTCGAGTTTGAATGCCAACAtccaaaagataagaaaatatggTTGGAATCTATAAG AGAAGCCATTGATCAGTGTCCAGATGAAGAGGACATGGGCGATAACTCCAGCGAGAATTCCAAGTTGCAGGAAGCCAATTCCGAAAAGATCCGGGAAATACTAG GTATTCTGCAGCACAAAGACAAGGATTTGGCAAGAATATGTGAAGACAAGATGAATTCAGTGACAGAATTGCTGGAGTTGTTAGGGAATGATGAATTCCCTCCCACACCTCAGTACCGAGCACTGCTTGATGAGCACCATTTGGATCACAATGCTGCTCGAGACTTACAAATAAATTCACTCATG GAAGCCCTAAGATTAGTGAGTGGGGCTTGTGGCTGGGGTTCTAACCTTGCTCGTTCAGTGAGTTCTGTGGGAGAACATCAGAGTGACGCCTATGTGTCGCCCAGCCTTCCCAAGAGAGCAGAGACATTTGGAGGATTTGATAACCCCAACAAAGATGCCTCTGGACATCCTCAGAAAC AGtctggaggaaagaagaagaaggacagtcGCATGTCACTGACCTCAACAGGCACAGGCGAAAGTGATATTATTGAGAGCCTTAAGAACCGTCGTCCATCTGGCAGCACACTTGCAGTTCGTTCCTCTCAAGACAACTTAAGCATTGTGTCCACATTATCTGGAGACTCCTCCAGTCAACAGCAACATCAGGCTGTAGCAGCCAAGCTTATATATTGGCTACAGACTTCCTTGGTGCTTAGTCAACATCACTTAACCCAATTCGATAT GTTGAGGTCTAAGATAGTTGTTGGTGGGGCCTCAGTTGATGGACGATTCCGACACTCTCAGAAATTGGAAGAACTTCGGAATATTCAAGAGCAGATTAGCCATGAAAGGGCCCAGTGGACGAAGGAAAGGGATGCCCAGGAAAAGTGGATtgcagaaaagaaaattgaacttCAGAAAAAGGAG GAACACCTTCGCAGTGAGCAACAAGATGTTCAGCAGCAACGCGAATTGTTATATCGCAAACTAGAGGCTCTCAAGGCTCAGGGTATCATCCTAAGTCCTACTCTAACAGTTCTTACAACTACACCACCAACTCACTCAGTACATGAGGAACACCTTGCAG GAAATGTAAGTGGTAGTGCAGGTGATGGCGGACAGATGACTCAGGGATCTCCACATAGTTCACCTACCAGTACAGCAGCCCCCACTCGCCCTCGTACCGATCACAAGCATCGCAACTCCACTGCTTCAATTGCTAACCTCATCAAGCGTGACTCCAACCAGTCCTTACCCACACACCTCATATCAGCAGCTAACCAGCAGAAGGCATCTATATCAGTCAAACAGCAGCTCCCAATGAAGCTTGCCAAACTGggaagcagcagcagcacagGCTCCTCATcaagcagtggtggtggtggtgcatcCTCACCCAATCAGGACCGCATTGACCACCACCGTTCTCATATCAGCCCTGGGGCCAGTGTAGGAGTGCAGCAGATGCTGCCCCTGAAACTGAGCCAGGGGCCGAATGAGGGCAAAGGTTCCCGCATAACTGTGGGGTACCAGCGCCtggcctctcctcccccatcccttgaGCCCTCACCAGGTCCATCCCACCAACGCACAGGGTCATCCCCTGCCACGCTACAGAATGGGTCTTCAGCTGTCAGTCCTGGGGCACCTGCTcccactgccaccaccaccgcccAGGGGGCTCGCGCCACCCGAACCAATACCTACCCAAAGTTGACCAGTAAACCTTCCGTGCCCACCACTCGTGCCAACACCACGCCAGAGAGATCACAGGAAGGTTCAGGTGTGGGATCCAGCACACGCCCTGGTCAGCGCATTAAAGATCCTGACACCAACCAGGACATCATATTCTTCTAA
- the LOC125030500 gene encoding rho guanine nucleotide exchange factor 18-like isoform X2, with protein METQVSLLILEVNSASMESLDDGNEEPSLDDIDADPELRLLDKEPELWVHTVEKEVVDKLTEKQVKKQEHVYELIITEKHHCRMLKVMQKVFAEGMARELNMQDSRIKRIFPCLDELITIHCSFLWRLRQRQRSNKYIETIGDLLVDQFLGDNAQGLKDAYGQFCSQHQDAVSYYKDILKTDRRFQAFIRQKSNHPLMKKKGIPECILFVTHRVTKYPLMLEALMKYSKDQEEELSTLKKALDLVKDILVNINAQVAEKEREQRLLDIYHKIDAKSSALYKEQKFKKSDFFSRSRKLKFEGSAILSQQKGKPILVQVVVLSDLVFFLLENNQKYYFFSPDSKQAGVIPLDKLIVREKAGEGSRAIYLIYSKNTAEMFEFECQHPKDKKIWLESIREAIDQCPDEEDMGDNSSENSKLQEANSEKIREILGILQHKDKDLARICEDKMNSVTELLELLGNDEFPPTPQYRALLDEHHLDHNAARDLQINSLMEALRLVSGACGWGSNLARSVSSVGEHQSDAYVSPSLPKRAETFGGFDNPNKDASGHPQKQSGGKKKKDSRMSLTSTGTGESDIIESLKNRRPSGSTLAVRSSQDNLSIVSTLSGDSSSQQQHQAVAAKLIYWLQTSLVLSQHHLTQFDMLRSKIVVGGASVDGRFRHSQKLEELRNIQEQISHERAQWTKERDAQEKWIAEKKIELQKKEEHLRSEQQDVQQQRELLYRKLEALKAQGIILSPTLTVLTTTPPTHSVHEEHLAGNVSGSAGDGGQMTQGSPHSSPTSTAAPTRPRTDHKHRNSTASIANLIKRDSNQSLPTHLISAANQQKASISVKQQLPMKLAKLGSSSSTGSSSSSGGGGASSPNQDRIDHHRSHISPGASVGVQQMLPLKLSQGPNEGKGSRITVGYQRLASPPPSLEPSPGPSHQRTGSSPATLQNGSSAVSPGAPAPTATTTAQGARATRTNTYPKLTSKPSVPTTRANTTPERSQEGSGVGSSTRPGQRIKDPDTNQDIIFF; from the exons ATGGAAACGCAAGTGAGTCTGCT CATTCTGGAGGTCAACTCTGCATCTATGGAATCGCTAGATGATGGAAATGAAG AACCCAGTCTAGACGATATTGACGCCGATCCCGAACTCCGGCTTTTGGACAAGGAGCCCGAGCTGTGGGTTCACACGGTCGAGAAGGAG GTGGTTGATAAGTTAACAGAGAAGCAGGTGAAAAAACAGGAGCACGTCTATGAGCTTATTATTACAGAGAAACACCACTGTCGTATGCTGAAAGTCATGCAGAAG GTGTTCGCCGAGggcatggctcgggagctgaacATGCAGGACTCGAGGATTAAGCGGATCTTCCCTTGCCTGGACGAGCTCATCACAATCCACTGCTCGTTCCTGTGGCGGCTGCGCCAGAGACAGAGGAGCAACAAGTACATCGAGACCATCGGCGACCTCCTCGTCGACCAATTCCTCGGGGACAACGCGCAGGGACTCAAGGACGCCTACGGACAGTTCTGCTCGCAGCACCAGGACGCG GTATCGTACTACAAGGACATCCTGAAGACGGACCGCAGATTCCAGGCATTTATCAGACAGAAATCCAACCACCCGCTCATGAAGAAGAAGGGCATCCCTGAGTGCATCCTGTTCGTGACGCACCGAGTAACCAAATACCCGCTGATGCTGGAGGCGCTCATGAAGTACAgcaaggaccaggaggaggaactCAGTACCTTGAAGAAAGCTCTGGACTTGGTGAAG GATATCCTTGTAAATATTAATGCTCAGGTtgctgagaaggagagagagcaaagattATTAGACATATATCACAAAATAGATGCCAAATCATCAGCATTATACAAGGAACAGAAGTTTAAGAAGTCTGATTTCTTCTCAAGAAGTAGAAAACTCAA ATTCGAAGGTTCAGCGATCCTGAGTCAACAAAAGGGCAAACCCATTCTGGTGCAGGTTGTGGTGTTATCAGATTTAGTGTTCTTCCTTTTGGAAAATAACCAGAAATACTACTTTTTCTCTCCGGATTCAAAG CAGGCTGGTGTTATCCCATTAGACAAGCTCATAGTGAGAGAGAAGGCAGGGGAAGGATCGCGTGCTATCTACCTTATCTACTCGAAGAATACCGCAGAAATGTTCGAGTTTGAATGCCAACAtccaaaagataagaaaatatggTTGGAATCTATAAG AGAAGCCATTGATCAGTGTCCAGATGAAGAGGACATGGGCGATAACTCCAGCGAGAATTCCAAGTTGCAGGAAGCCAATTCCGAAAAGATCCGGGAAATACTAG GTATTCTGCAGCACAAAGACAAGGATTTGGCAAGAATATGTGAAGACAAGATGAATTCAGTGACAGAATTGCTGGAGTTGTTAGGGAATGATGAATTCCCTCCCACACCTCAGTACCGAGCACTGCTTGATGAGCACCATTTGGATCACAATGCTGCTCGAGACTTACAAATAAATTCACTCATG GAAGCCCTAAGATTAGTGAGTGGGGCTTGTGGCTGGGGTTCTAACCTTGCTCGTTCAGTGAGTTCTGTGGGAGAACATCAGAGTGACGCCTATGTGTCGCCCAGCCTTCCCAAGAGAGCAGAGACATTTGGAGGATTTGATAACCCCAACAAAGATGCCTCTGGACATCCTCAGAAAC AGtctggaggaaagaagaagaaggacagtcGCATGTCACTGACCTCAACAGGCACAGGCGAAAGTGATATTATTGAGAGCCTTAAGAACCGTCGTCCATCTGGCAGCACACTTGCAGTTCGTTCCTCTCAAGACAACTTAAGCATTGTGTCCACATTATCTGGAGACTCCTCCAGTCAACAGCAACATCAGGCTGTAGCAGCCAAGCTTATATATTGGCTACAGACTTCCTTGGTGCTTAGTCAACATCACTTAACCCAATTCGATAT GTTGAGGTCTAAGATAGTTGTTGGTGGGGCCTCAGTTGATGGACGATTCCGACACTCTCAGAAATTGGAAGAACTTCGGAATATTCAAGAGCAGATTAGCCATGAAAGGGCCCAGTGGACGAAGGAAAGGGATGCCCAGGAAAAGTGGATtgcagaaaagaaaattgaacttCAGAAAAAGGAG GAACACCTTCGCAGTGAGCAACAAGATGTTCAGCAGCAACGCGAATTGTTATATCGCAAACTAGAGGCTCTCAAGGCTCAGGGTATCATCCTAAGTCCTACTCTAACAGTTCTTACAACTACACCACCAACTCACTCAGTACATGAGGAACACCTTGCAG GAAATGTAAGTGGTAGTGCAGGTGATGGCGGACAGATGACTCAGGGATCTCCACATAGTTCACCTACCAGTACAGCAGCCCCCACTCGCCCTCGTACCGATCACAAGCATCGCAACTCCACTGCTTCAATTGCTAACCTCATCAAGCGTGACTCCAACCAGTCCTTACCCACACACCTCATATCAGCAGCTAACCAGCAGAAGGCATCTATATCAGTCAAACAGCAGCTCCCAATGAAGCTTGCCAAACTGggaagcagcagcagcacagGCTCCTCATcaagcagtggtggtggtggtgcatcCTCACCCAATCAGGACCGCATTGACCACCACCGTTCTCATATCAGCCCTGGGGCCAGTGTAGGAGTGCAGCAGATGCTGCCCCTGAAACTGAGCCAGGGGCCGAATGAGGGCAAAGGTTCCCGCATAACTGTGGGGTACCAGCGCCtggcctctcctcccccatcccttgaGCCCTCACCAGGTCCATCCCACCAACGCACAGGGTCATCCCCTGCCACGCTACAGAATGGGTCTTCAGCTGTCAGTCCTGGGGCACCTGCTcccactgccaccaccaccgcccAGGGGGCTCGCGCCACCCGAACCAATACCTACCCAAAGTTGACCAGTAAACCTTCCGTGCCCACCACTCGTGCCAACACCACGCCAGAGAGATCACAGGAAGGTTCAGGTGTGGGATCCAGCACACGCCCTGGTCAGCGCATTAAAGATCCTGACACCAACCAGGACATCATATTCTTCTAA